In the Primulina eburnea isolate SZY01 unplaced genomic scaffold, ASM2296580v1 ctg739_ERROPOS11973397, whole genome shotgun sequence genome, one interval contains:
- the LOC140822020 gene encoding uncharacterized protein, translating to MSGTEEVKEQTDAVMEDADKSMPSSKQEEEAVKKKYGGIIPKKPPLISKDHERAYFDSADWALNKQGADKPKGPLEALRPKLQPTQQQTRYRKSPYAPSEGEDGNTAPSDDAPVKE from the exons ATGTCGGGCACCGAGGAAGTCAAAGAGCAAACTGATGCTGTTATGGAGGATGCTGACAAGTCCATGCCATCATCAAAGCAAGAG GAGGAAGCTGTTAAGAAGAAGTATGGGGGAATTATCCCCAAGAAACCACCACTGATCTCAAAG GATCATGAAAGAGCCTATTTTGACTCTGCTGACTGGGCTTTGAACAAG CAAGGTGCGGACAAGCCCAAAGGACCACTAGAAGCTCTTCGGCCTAAGTTACAG CCAACACAACAGCAAACCCGATATCGTAAATCTCCTTATGCTCCATCAGAAGGTGAAG ATGGCAACACTGCTCCATCAGATGATGCGCCCGTGAAAGAATAA
- the LOC140821778 gene encoding uncharacterized protein At1g01500-like: MDDKGDKLALAIYKPLRFTGGCLEIRLFYVRVAPCSVDSLPDRLTLRHLRRELGVFLEINGSRVQSSDSVSISLRRDRVDKDASEVTYVSTDSVKISGPAEFEVCEEEDLILCGSLQRADVASWTNGSGWSMDCYVATSLANGRSAFLQPRIGVSSPSIEVYIAGCCSGIPEILTKTILVSPRRKVLRQGMLDAIPEEEEIGKEGSLCNGFVRQRKSQLMESDAYDYESDGKVGHYSEDMYYGEDGQLSWFNAGVRVGVGIGLGMCLGVGIGVGLLMRSYQATTRSFRRKFF; this comes from the exons ATGGATGATAAGGGTGATAAATTAGCTCTAGCTATATACAAACCCCTGAGATTCACGGGGGGTTGCTTGGAAATTCGTTTGTTCTACGTTCGTGTTGCGCCTTGTTCGGTCGACAGCCTCCCCGATCGACTCACGCTTCGCCACCTCCGCCGAGAGCTTGGGGTTTTCTTAGAGATCAACGGATCCCGTGTTCAGTCGTCCGATTCCGTCTCTATCTCCCTACGTCGCGATCGTGTCGACAAGGACGCATCAGAAGTCACCTATGTCAGCACAGACAGCGTCAAAATATCGGGTCCTGCCGAATTTGAGGTCTGTGAGGAGGAGGATTTGATTCTGTGTGGTTCGTTGCAGAGAGCCGATGTTGCTTCCTGGACCAATGGGTCTGGGTGGAGCATGGATTGTTATGTAGCAACCTCCCTTGCTAATGGGAGGTCTGCGTTTTTGCAGCCGAGGATTGGTGTTTCGTCTCCATCAATCGAGGTTTATATAGCGGGATGCTGTTCAGGAATTCCGGAAATTTTGACAAAAACTATCCTGGTCAGTCCAAGGAGGAAGGTATTGAGGCAAGGGATGCTTGATGCTATTCCTGAGGAAGAAGAGATAGGAAAAGAAGGCAGTCTATGCAATGGTTTTGTTCGGCAAAGGAAATCGCAG TTGATGGAGTCTGATGCATATGACTACGAGTCTGATGGGAAAGTTGGACATTACTCAGAAGACATGTACTATGGTGAAGATGGCCAACTTTCTTGGTTCAATGCTGGTGTACGGGTTGGCGTTGGGATAGGGCTTGGGATGTGCCTTGGAGTTGGAATTGGTGTTGGTTTACTGATGCGTTCATATCAAGCTACAACGAGGAGTTTCAGGAGAAAGTTTTTTTAG
- the LOC140822216 gene encoding uncharacterized protein, protein MGKIIIAVATSGIAATLLQGGRTAHSRFLIPLRPTASTLCQIKKQSELADLIRRASAIVWDEAPMANHYAFESVSKSFQDIMDNHIAFGGKTMVFGGDFRQVLPVVKRGSKAEQIAASISRSTFWHSVKIIHLQQNMRFAQDIDFSKFLLRIGDGLQHTVNRDFIKLPDSIIIPWEGEQSIQILIDSVFLNMINHVNDENYMVDRAIITPKNVDVDNINQMLIMKFPGEEKEYTSWDSVEGDNHNLFQEEFFNSLCPSGLPSHKIILKVGSPIMLLRNVAPELGLCNGTRLICRSLGRNFINAEIITGPHNGTRFFLHRMPLKSEDNSGLPFELTRRQFPIRLSFALTINKAQGQTIPNIGVFLRNHVFSHGQLYVALSRGVSQNSTKILVKDWNLEHQS, encoded by the coding sequence ATGGGTAAAATTATAATTGCGGTAGCAACATCTGGAATAGCAGCAACATTGTTGCAAGGTGGAAGGACTGCACACTCGCGTTTTCTAATTCCACTTAGACCAACAGCATCAACACTGTGCCAAATAAAAAAACAGTCAGAACTTGCAGATCTAATAAGGCGTGCATCAGCTATAGTATGGGACGAGGCTCCAATGGCAAATCACTATGCTTTTGAATCCGTTAGTAAGAGTTTTCAAGATATTATGGACAATCATATAGCGTTTGGAGGGAAAACAATGGTTTTTGGTGGCGATTTTCGACAAGTGTTACCGGTTGTTAAACGAGGGTCAAAGGCAGAACAAATTGCTGCAAGTATTTCAAGGTCAACATTCTGGCATTCCGTAAAGATAATACACCTTCAGCAAAATATGAGATTTGCTCAAGATATTGACTTTTCGAAATTTCTCTTGCGCATAGGTGATGGATTGCAACATACTGTGAATCGTGATTTCATAAAATTACCAGATTCAATTATCATACCATGGGAAGGAGAACAATcgattcagattttgattgATTCTGTTTTTCTTAACATGATAAATCATGTTAACGATGAAAACTATATGGTTGATAGAGCCATCATCACACCAAAAAATGTTGATGTCGACAATATAAATCAAATGCTCATTATGAAGTTTCCTGGAGAGGAGAAAGAGTATACCTCTTGGGATAGTGTAGAAGGCGACAATCACAACCTCTTTCAAGAAGAATTTTTTAATTCCCTTTGTCCAAGTGGTTTGCCATCACATAAAATCATATTGAAAGTAGGAAGTCCTATCATGCTCTTGAGAAATGTTGCTCCCGAACTTGGACTCTGCAATGGAACAAGATTAATATGCCGTAGTCTTGGTAGAAATTTTATAAATGCAGAGATCATAACAGGTCCTCACAATGGTACCAGATTCTTTTTACATAGAATGCCCTTAAAAAGTGAAGATAATTCTGGATTACCATTTGAATTAACACGTCGACAGTTTCCCATAAGGCTTAGTTTTGCGCTGACAATAAACAAAGCACAAGGTCAAACAATCCCAAATATTGGCGTATTTTTGCGTAACCATGTGTTCAGCCATGGTCAGCTATATGTGGCACTTTCAAGAGGAGTCTCACAAAATTCTACCAAAATTCTGGTAAAAGATTGGAATTTAGAGCATCAATCTTGA